A window of Liolophura sinensis isolate JHLJ2023 chromosome 4, CUHK_Ljap_v2, whole genome shotgun sequence genomic DNA:
GGccctgaaaatgaaagtgaaagtaacgTGTTACATGTTTGGTTTTTTTGGTCATAAAAGCAGCATTCATCAGCAAAGAATACATCAGAATTAATGCAGTCTGAAACAAGTCCAAGCCAAGGTTGCCTACACTAATATATTTCTGAGATCTAAAAACACAGTATTTCTGGGTAAAAGACAGTGCATCACACAACTCCTGATATTAAGACAGCTTTGCAAGCAAGATCAGGACTGCAAAATctggatttatttaattaatactCCATAAATCACAACTTTTTCCCCCTTCATAGATGATGTGACAATTTGTATTCTAATCTAAAGTTAGAAGAAATAAATTGTAAGCAATTTTGTTAACTTTGCACAGCCAGTTGGGGGTCCAGGAATTGATTAAGAtttgttaaaacacctgaaaTAAGACACTCCAACGGCAAGTAAATGTAATCTGCAAATAGAAACCTACTGAACAAATTGGTACTTCATATTGACCTACCTCCATCATCAACACCCTCTCTAACCTCTGTAGAATGATCATGGTTGTCTTCTGTACCATCATGTAGCAGTCCTATGAAGAAAACAGTAGAAATGTAAACCTAATGgcaattttcttcttttttttttttttaactggtgTGTAACCACGCTGAAAGACAACTTCTGCTTCAAGAAAACCATGGATAGCTTCACGGCACAGCcttttttttgtcaatattCTGACAAATGCATaatagcaatttttttttttttttttaactggtgTGTGACCACGCTAAAAGACTTCTCACAAATAGTGACTGGTTTTCGTCACAATGAGGTGCATGCACAATATGCAAAGTAGTGCTAAAACTGCCAATTGAAACTTGCAACCAACACCAAATTCATCCGCTTCATGTCAACATGCTATTTCAATCCATAAAGAAACCAGGCGGAAATACTAAAATGATTTGGTAGATACCCATGAAACAGCGTTAACACCAGGGTTCAAACAGATATACGATGAATAACACAATTTAACCCTTGTAAGTGAAAAGATTCTAcagaaacaaaatcttcggcagttaCCATAAACACTTCCTGGTGTGACATGGATCATATTCCTCAGGCAGATAGGACGTCAAGTAAAGGCAGTTAcactggaatgacgtcatgtgcgtttgtatttatttatttatttgattggtgttttacgccgtattcaagaatatttcacttatacgacaacggtcagcattatggtgggtggaaaccgggcagcccgggggaaacccacgaccatctgcaggctgctagcagaccttcccacttacggccagagaggaagccagaatgatgTGCGTTTGTAAGTACGTCGTTTGTGACAATACGTCGGCGATGGGTGACGTAAAGGTATAGGACACTGGAGCAGCTCTTTCTACTCTTCACATAATGTGGGAATTCTCGGATAGatcattcatatttttgtaatatgttcaacttaaaaatatactttacaAGGCATCCTTGCGTAAATGTTACCAACCTTGGGACTGTTTTTCACTATTTCCATCACAGCTTCATAGGCAGCACTTCTAAGATTATGTTGGTTACCATCAGgtctgaaagaaaaacacatcatGTTCAATTTTttgacacaaacacattaattaGATTCTGAAAATATGTCTACCACTGGATGGTTGTGTTTTTTCGCCAGCCCCAAAATTATTCTGGCCACTGTCACACAAATgccataccctaaatgaccattaATTTGACGATTTTATTCCAAATTCTGAtacttttattgattttagaaatgtgttttaaactttgcttggaacatgggacaATATTTTAGCgtaaaattgtaagtttcagcattgaaaataattttttgtgacatatttgcctctgaaaatgtactcttgtgggcaaaattttagatcatttacggTATTCTTAAAActccagtcatataaataaataaaacatttatactcAATTTGTAAAATAAGCACTTGATTTCGCACACATCCTTTGTTGTCTACATCACATTTCACGCCTTTGATACAACTGATAGGTCAAACAATGGCCGCAATGTTGAAACCATTTTAGTACACCACTGGTGTATTCTACTTCATACAATATGAAAGGCAAACCACGCAGCTCAGGACGTAAAACGCCGTTAAGCCATGTACCTTAGTCCTTATAGCAAAGCCACGCCTATTCCACATTGGGGAATTCCACATTTGTTGGGCAGCCCAATGTCTATAGATAAAGGGGAATCCCCAACTTACTGGACAAGAATAACAACTCCTGATAGAGGGAAATTTACAACTTCTTAAAAGAGAATTTAGTGTCTTACTTGAGAATTTCTCACTTGCTTGAAACTCCCAAACAAGCTAGCAATAACTCCAGTTTACTCCACTCCACTTTTAATTGGTTTTGCAATTTCTTACCTTTCTGTAGTTTCTAGAAGTTTTGGCACAATAGCTTCAAAATATTCAGACAGACAGTAGGTATCTGGCTCTGAGCCATCTTCAGGAGTTTCAGCATTCTCGTAAGCTGCCTCTGCCAAACTGGAGAATGCCTGCCAAAGACAAAGAGGGTGCAAGAACATAAAAACAAAGACTGCTGGCCACATCTGGTCAAACTTATTGAAAAAGTTGTCCATTTCCACTTTTTCACCTGGTTTTACTAGAAGAACAGCTCTATTGAgctctgttgttgtttttttttctagctaTGGAGGGTGTTCTTCATTGTTTAGTGCATTTTTGGAATGGTCATGAAAGCACCACAGCAGGGCATCCCCCTCTGACTGAAACCATGGATACATGGGTGAAGCCCAGACAGCGCACCTCAGGAGTTCGAGCAAGAACTGTGATATAGAGGCTGTCTAAATACTGCCTATTTTGTTGGAGACGAGTAATCAACTTTcgtattttttcttcttaacCATAAAATGCACCACAAGCAAATACTACTCTTGGTTTtaatttcatctttttttttttttttaaatatctagTAAAATATCAGAATCTAGTTCAAAATCTACTACCACAAATCTGTTGCTCCCAGCAAAAGGTTTTCATGCATATAAAAGTACTCGGATTTTCTGATGTGAAACTCTCCGGCCCACTTGTCTAAGAAAGACCTACTCTAATTAGGAACTTGAAATTGAAATTCTTGACAAATTACTTTTTTGAGTCGGATTCCCGCTGAATGACTTACCCAGCAGACATTAGAAGCGACACGAGGTTCTGCTGTTAGTCCCTCCACCAGGGCGTGTAACAGTGGACTGAGACAGGTCAGGCTCTCGTCGCTGATCACTGCCTCGGGGACGAGCTCACAGACTCGCCCCACAGTCCAGGCAGCCGTGTCCCTCACCACTACACTGGGGTCCTTCAGCAGGTCTATCAGCATAGGCATGGCCTGAACAACTAGAGGCTTGAGGCTGGCAGGATCCGGGCCCTCCAGGATGGAACCTACACaacaaatgattgattgatagattgctAGGTGTTGAATATCGAACTTAAGAAAATTAAACTTATGCCACACCAAACCCCAGCAGTTGTTCTTTTTTCAATAGTTCTTTTTTCAATATCGGAGGAGAGTATAAACAAAACTTAGTACATAGGGtacattttaagataccatcaTTACATTTAGCTTAACACTGCTTTCCTTGTCATGTGACAATAACACCGATGTTTGAGGTAGGACATAAGCTATGCCTTCGAGTCCAGGGGTTTACTGTGCACATTTTGTGAGACTAGGAGAGACAGGAACTCACCAAATGCCATCACAGCAGCGTCTTTGATCTTCCAGTCTTCATTCTTGATGTTCTCTTTGACAAATGGCAGCACGTGTGGCAGGACGTCATTTTCGCAGCAGTTGGCAATCAGCATCAAGCAGACACCTGCTGCTTTACATGGATTCcattcatcatcatcatcaagcTCCTCCTACAAAGGAAGACAATACAAACGTCCCAAACCTACTAAAAGCTAAATTTATTCTTCACCTATATGAATAGCTATGTCAACCAGTTCATGAGCGCATAAAACTGGTGTGTTCAgagtaaaccatcaacatttggtaagttactACCCAACTTTCCAACATGCAATATActgatatgcacaccacactgGTGGATGACAAGTTTTCTTCCATGAATATGAGACTACAAAGGTCCACAGGAGCCTCAATGATGGTGCCACAAGCTGTGGAAGCAGggaaaatatatacacattagaAAAAGGAAACCAAATATCTCGCATCAGGAAACCAAAAATCTTGCATCAGGAAACCAAAAATCTCGCCTCAGAATCAATGTAGCAGAAAGCTTCAACACAAGTCAGGTGAGTGAGCACCAGGCTGTGTAAGGGACTGTCTGTTGTGTATTTGATCTCAGCACCGTATGTCACTGCTCAGTCACTTACAGACTGACCAGCCGGCTTAAGTAGTGCTGTCATGATGATCACACAGTGAAGTAATGCTAATGATCCAACTTTAGCAGCCCTGACAATTTAGCTTAAGCATTGCTGTAAATCAGCTTAAGTACTCCTGTAGATCAGCTTAAGTAGTGCAATACACTTCCTACTGACCTGTTTAGTGAGTGTCTGAAGCAGAAGTGGAACCAAGTACTGCAGTGCTCCCTTCACATAAAATTTGCTGGTCCGTTCAGGGGGTTTCCCTAACTCTGCTGCCTGAAAccagattatatttatttatcattttatttggCTGTCGTTAAAGGTCATAACCATAcaccagaatgtttcacttgtacctTGGCAACCAGTTTCATGGGTGCGAAGGATCCTGAATGCCCAGATTAAACCACTAACCTGTAGCGAGTTACTGTCCATCTCTCTCACGTTCATTGTtcaactgattggtgttttacgccgtactcaagaatatttcacttatacgacggcagccaacgtgaaaaggaaaccgagcagagcccaggggaaatcatccgcaggttgatggcagaccttcccaagtacggccagagaggaagccaacatgagttggacttgaactcacagcgactgcattggtgggaggctcccgggtcattgcgctgtactggcatgctaacccacTCAACCATGGAGGCCACCACATCATATTGAAGCAGACTTCTAAAAGGTCACAAGTAGAGGGTACACCTAAGCAGGTTATACCTCAGAGGTATAAAGTCTGTAGACTTAATGGAAAGTTGCTTTTCACTCATTaaacaaattgtttttgttaaagTTTGTAGGTTTTACAGGCTGAGAAAACTTACTGCTAAAATAAGATCAAACTACCTTTGCTTTGATAAAAGTAAAAGTTGCAAGTTATACCTGTGAATGCAACAATAGTAATTTGAAACTAGCAAATGTTTGACCCTGTTAGCTGCCCATGACAACATCTTACTTTTGCCAGGGTAACACCTCTCATTGTCCCCATGGTAACCTACCTCCGAGGCCTCTATGGCCAGATCAACTTCCTCATCACACACATTTGACCAGAACTCTATTCCCTGCAGGGAAATCTCATCCACATCACTCTTCATGGACTCCATAGTTATCTGTGCAGGTAAGAGAAATATCAGGTTTACAGAAACGATAACACTTCTTCAGTACCACACAAGAGTTACAACTCTTTGTAAACCAGGTATAGACTAGAAGCTTTACCCACAAATCTTGCTTGTATTAATTTGGATCTTGGATGATCAAGAACAAACTACaacaagaacaagaacaaaATGCATGATTTTTCAGGGATTGTATTCCCTTTATTGTAACAATAATTTAACTTTATTGTAACTCAAGAATTCAGAAAACTTAGAAGTCATGTCAAAACGGCATGCTTTATAATCTTGATTCATTGTCGAGTCCATGATCTACAAGGGCACAAAGCAGCcctatattcatttatttcattcttgtttaatGCGAACTTTCAACTTACACAACGACAGTTAGTTTAGCCCGTGGGCAAACCAGAGCACCCAGGTTACCTCAAATTACTCAAGACCTTTCccttgtgtgatgtacagatacgCATGTTATACTGATGACAGGCAAGTGAgatcagtttcacaaagatgtcaaaaatatatgataatcgcacatatCAGACAATGCGCACAGTAAGAGGGACGTAAAAAATACCGTACAACAAATGCACACTAAAAAACTGTTGTATGCcgttttgtgaaactgagcAATGGACCTTACAGGCATCACAGATCCATTATCACCAAAGCCCCCACAAACAGTAAGAGCTAaggtcgggtttgaacctgATTTCATGCGGCCTCCCTACTGAAAGACTTGTCAAGCATGTTTATCAACAAGTACAGAATACATTAATATATGATGAAGCAGTATTAAAACTGTAACATGTACGACATTTTGCTTTCCTTACCGCAAACAGAGCTGGCCCCATATAGTGTTCCATATACTGATAATATAATGACATGATCCTGACCAGGCACTGGAGGGCCGCCACTCGCACCTGCAAAAACCAGAACAGCTTGATGGATTGGTTGCTTATAGGCCTTACAAAAACATAGACATATAAATTTCACTCTTGCACGCGAGGCTGTAAACAGCTTTTAGCCTTCTGTGAGACGTGCAACTTTACAACTTACTACGTATGTACAGGAAAGAAAGCAACTGAGTGAATTatagctttttgtttttatttaattataatacCAAAGAATTTATATTATTAGATTATTTATGATGAACCAACTTATTCAATCTGACTGATGTTTCACTGCATCCAAAAAAGTCTGCTTCCACAACATCAACCAGCTTCATTGTCAGAGAAAACTGTCCAAAAGCCCCAGATTAACTTTCTGGTGTGAACTTGCAGATTAGGTCCATAAGAAGAGCTCATTACACAATTTGGCCAGCAACCATGAGTCATTATCAAAACAAGTCATTTGGTAGAGGTGTCAACACCACTCACCCTAGTGTCTTGTGACTGGGTGGCTTCGCAAACAACCTGCATTATGAAATGGCGCTCAGTCTGAAATGAGAACGCCACATTAGTTACACAAAAAATTGATCAGTTGTAACAGAAGATATACCTGCCTTGCAAATTGTGGTTCTGGACTAGGGTAACATTTATAAGTTTGTGTAGAAATCAAACAATAATTAGATTTCATTCACAGCCTAGACTACATTAAGAAGGGAGAGAAAAAGAAGTGGGAGAATAAAttgcagataaaaaaaaaaagaggataTACTCAAAGGATTGTTTAcgtatttatctgactgatgttttacgccatactgtattcaagaatatttcacttaatatgatagtggccagcattatggtgggatatttatttatttatttgattggtgttttacgccatactcaaggatatttcacttataccacagcgaccagcattatggtgggaggaaattgggcagagcaagggggaaacccacaaccatccacaggttgccgacagaccttcccacatacggccggagaggaagccagtatgagctggacttgaactcacagcgaccgcattgatgagagaatcctgggtcattacactgcgctagcacactaacagactgagccactgaggctccgccattatggtgggggaaaaccgggcagagccccggggaaacccatgaccatccacaggttgctggtagaccttcctatgtacctCAAAGGACTGCATAATTCAATTACAACTATGTGGACAGGCTGGTGCCAATGATTTTGGAAGGCCCATCTTAAGTTAGGAATTAAGAAGGAAAATTCCATAATAATCTGTTTTCATAATTTCACCAGTATGATGCTTACTCCTCCCCCAATCAAAGTTTTCTCACCTCCTTGTCAAAGTTTGCTTTTGTAAACTCCAGAGAATTGTATAACGCATTTGTGGCTGCCAGCCGAACATGATTGCTGAAATGAGAAAGATCAAATCATTAAGAATTGCAGTGAAGTCCCTAACGAGCACAAAATATGACATACCGTGTTGATAATAATCACACTATCTTTCCGATTCACCCATGAGATACAATACTCCGTTATGGGCcaagacacacacacagacacacatatGCAGCCCCATCAGTTATCTAAGAGAAGATAACTCAGTAATATAGCCATATTTCATTACGTAAGTATTGTTTCTTATCAGTTCTCTTTGGACTTTAATGTTGAATTCCACATTATTTTCAATGTGGAACAAGACGCGGTACCCCACACTAAACAGACAATAGGGCTAACCAGTACTTGGCCCATACTGCACGCCAGGGATACCAAAATTGACCATTTTAAATCTCAGAGTAACTAAAGCACTGTCCTTTGCCTGGAACCAGAGAAACTTCCAAACTCAAAATCACAGTCTAAGCAGCAATAGCTTGTTTTGAACTCCCATTGATCAAGGACTGGCTTGctgcagaagaaaaaaaaatttgttggaCCTACTCATTGAAATATAATATGGAAGCTCTGTAGAAAGTACCAAGTATAATGAGACTGTAAATACAAACCTTGGCTCTTCCTTCTTCATTCCATGCACTATTGCAGTCAGGATAGCATTAGCCTGCGCCTGAAGGATGTCTGGGTCTTGCTAAAAGATGAAGCGAAAAATTTCATTGATATCAAagttgttattttgtacatgaataaaCTAGTAAACGCTGCTATAGTGCCCCTGAAACAtaactaaaacaaaaaccaggcattcagagaacattAACAGTTCAACTTAATAAACAGATACAAACACTGTCAAGCTGTAACTGAAATGTAATGCAACcaaaaagacaagaaaagaCACTTTTTCCAAGTGTGTATAAGCATGTGCTTAAAATCAAAGTATCTAACCATGTCATGAAATGGAGTGTCTTAATAATGTCATGAAATTTAAAAGTTTCAACAATTAAAAAAGTGCCAGCTTGTATTGAAGTTGTATCCTCTACTTACTATATCCTGGCAGATGTAGCCAATAGCCTCTAGGGTGGCCTCTTTCATCATCTCTGTGCTGTTGGGTTTTGTGACGATGGACGTAAGCTCTGGGACAAGCTCCAGCCACAGGCCATGCGGGAGCTCCGCACAAGCGATGTAAGCCACGCACTGTGCTGCGGAACTGGGCCGCGTTGTCTCTGTACCAAGGGTCTCCAACACCTGCAAATCAAGATTATACATAAATTGAGCTCTATTGACATTAGAAAAGACGTTATATGGTTTGTTTTGAAGGTATCACAGCCCACTATAAAGGAAAACGTAAGTTTCAGCCCCAAAACTAATATTATTTGATCTCTATTcacctccaaaaatgcactttttgatACACGTAAACACTAGGTTTCTGTCACACAGTAGAGTGAtctcaattcattgaagaatttCCTTCTCACAATGAACACCAGAAAAGTGGATCTTGGTCAACAAAGGCATTGACCTTGTCTTTACAACTCACCACTTTCTCACCACAAGTAAAGTTGTAGGTCAACTAcagtaatttaaaaaacaagCTACATGTGCAGACAAAATGGACACTACAAATCCATGTGATACTTacacatgttttgatatgttCTTTGATTTCCACTGGGAACTGGAGCCATCTCTGCTGGTACTGTTCTCTTATTGACGGATCTTTGGAGTAGAGGGCGTTTTTCAGCTGAAGCCCAGCCTGCATTCGGGCCACAGGGCTGTTTCCTCCATGTCGCAGTACATCTGCTAACTGCTTACACAGCTCAGGCTGAAATCGGGGCACAAAAATTAGGTCATGAAATTGAGCAGCAGAGGAGCAAATGATGATTTTCAGGAGCACTATTTAGACAATTTCAGGATTGCTCTGATATTCCTCCCAACAACGTAGAGGGGTGGGGGTAGTGGGGTGGGGGGGCAATGATCACTACACAGTCCCTTCTCTAAATGTTAAAGACTGTGCAGGTCTCCtgacttgtaggcctacatgttcatctctaaatatacccatgaatgaaatcaaagaagGTATTAAGACAGGCGATGTCTATctcaaacctttaaattccaaacactttcTGAAAGCATGACCACGCCAAACAAGGAATCTACTtgcacaatgtacactgcagacGAACCAATTATTCAGGTTAGACCTACAGTGTATGTGGAAGTCTCTCTCTCTTGTACTATTTGAACAGTAGGGGTAATGTGTAATATGAGAAGTGAGAGTTTGTGTGTTTGATATTGGTTAACTTAAAAATGCATTCAGAAGTTTTCATTCAAGGTATGTGACCTGGATTAAGTACCAATTAATTGTTAGGTACATAGCTCTTTGGTAcacattttttccccaaaattttGCATTTGGAAGTTTCTCAATTGTAAGCCTACTGGCGGGATATAGTTTGTGTCCTGTGAAATCTCGCTTCTCCACATGAATTTACTTCAAAAGTGACAGGACTCGCACGTGAACACAGGTCTATCCGACAACCTGCAAATCTCGTTCTAAGGcatgatttcgccttacatgactGATACACCCTACAGGCCCTTTCCTAAAATCTCTGGATTGTGCCCCGAGCCTATCAAGTCTTCACAGCTGTAAGTTTCACACCTAGTTATACGACCCACGAGAGGTGAGAGTTCTTGGGAGATCCGCGTGGGTGTGCTAACGAATATACCGGAAGTTGAGGTTAGAAAACGCTCCATTCGTCAAACGCTCATGCATGAAGGCTGTGTACCGCCAGGGCTCTAACCCCAACTTCTAGTATGTGCGCAAGCTCCCCATGTGGAACTCCTGCGAAGTCGTATCTCTCACAGGCCCTAAACATGTAGGCCAACCTATTAGGGGACAGTCACGTCAGTAAGCACCAGATTACCACATGTACTAAACATGACTACGTAGGTCATCTCAGTTCTTACTAGCCGCAAGTGCTCCAACAGTTACCGAAGTTCCCTCTCACTCGCAATCGCGCACCCAAACCTCACATTGAGAGAGTGATTCATTGCGCCCCTTGCTGTGAAGTGttcagtgtttattttatttacttcaacAAGATTTCGAAACAAAAATTCTATGAAATGTCCAGAGAAACTTATGTAACGAACATACATAGGCTTGCTCACACACAGAACAGAGGACAATCTGGAAGCTTTGCCGCTTTGAGAAGTGACTCATGGTCACTGAAAATGTTATGAACCGGAAGACCGTATTGTGATGGCGTCCATCGTAACTGAGAAAGGCAACAAGggaaattttgtaaatttatccATTTTTCTGGGGTGGAATGTGAGTGACATTGGCTATGGCACGAGTGATGTACAAGGGTGTGTTCGGTGACTAAAGTACATTGTAGAACCTGCAAAAAATACTTTGATAAAGTCAGAGCAGAGAGTAGAATCCACAGGAAACCACGTGGGGAGATCAACACGTACATCAACGGGACAATCTATGTGACAAAGTACAATGTCACCAGGCATTTGTCGTCAACATTAAGATTGTACGGGTGTGATAGCAAGGTGTTTGCTGTAACAATGACAAACATGTAGCATTGGTATTTCTTCAATAAATGTGACTTTGCATTTATTAAGTACATGTTTTCCTGTGTCTTTGTGCATTGCTAAAAATTCATATATGTCCCATTGAAGATGGTCACCAACAATAAACGAAACGATTAAATGAGTTAATTATTATGGTTTTAAGGTTTGTGATGAATTTAATCGAGATATTCTTTATGCATTGATCAGCTAAACCTTGTTATCTCTACCTGTCAATGTGTCATTATTTAATGTCGTCGTGGATTGAGATTCCTGTCACATGTTCATACCCATTCACTGTGTACTTTAACTAAGACTACACGTATCTGAGGTCATATTTTTTCCTCATAACAGAAAGACAGGTACATGCGATTCATGTCTGCATAGCCCTCCTTAATTCACGACATGAGCGATATACTGTTCCCAAGAGACTCCCCATAGCAAACTGTACGAAGTGATTCACCACTCCCCTTCCATTTCCTTATTTCAAGGTCTGCGGATCAAAGCTGAAATTTCAGCCTGCAGCGTTCA
This region includes:
- the LOC135464670 gene encoding importin subunit beta-1-like; the protein is MDVSLIAVLEKTVSPVTAELEEAQRFLEQLAQTNLPELCKQLADVLRHGGNSPVARMQAGLQLKNALYSKDPSIREQYQQRWLQFPVEIKEHIKTCVLETLGTETTRPSSAAQCVAYIACAELPHGLWLELVPELTSIVTKPNSTEMMKEATLEAIGYICQDIQDPDILQAQANAILTAIVHGMKKEEPSNHVRLAATNALYNSLEFTKANFDKETERHFIMQVVCEATQSQDTRVSVAALQCLVRIMSLYYQYMEHYMGPALFAITMESMKSDVDEISLQGIEFWSNVCDEEVDLAIEASEAAELGKPPERTSKFYVKGALQYLVPLLLQTLTKQEELDDDDEWNPCKAAGVCLMLIANCCENDVLPHVLPFVKENIKNEDWKIKDAAVMAFGSILEGPDPASLKPLVVQAMPMLIDLLKDPSVVVRDTAAWTVGRVCELVPEAVISDESLTCLSPLLHALVEGLTAEPRVASNVCWAFSSLAEAAYENAETPEDGSEPDTYCLSEYFEAIVPKLLETTERPDGNQHNLRSAAYEAVMEIVKNSPKDCYMMVQKTTMIILQRLERVLMMEGQVSSSSDRMQYNDLQSLLCATLQSVLRKVTPEDAPKISDQIMAALLQMFQTSTGKACGVQEDALLAVSTLTEILGENFIKYMDAFKPYLALGLKNYQEHQVCLIAVGVTGDICRALGNKILVYCDDIMMMLLENLGNDKVHRSVKPQILSVFGDIALAIGSCFKIYLDVVMSALQQASQAQVDKSDYDMIDYLNELREGCLEAYTGIVQGLKGDDEKNIQPDVQLLHPHVPHMISFIELVALDEDRSDNVVAACCGLIGDLVTAFGDNILPYMEKAPVTNLLTAGRRCKYNKAKTLANWATKEIKRLKNASTTS